The Callospermophilus lateralis isolate mCalLat2 chromosome 18, mCalLat2.hap1, whole genome shotgun sequence nucleotide sequence GGCTAAGGCTGGGGTCAGGTAGACTTTCTGGGAGAGGCAGGGCTGGGGACAAGTTCCTGATTCCCAGCAGGCAGCTGCAAATGTCCTGTGAGGAGCTGAGACTTCCCAACCTGGAGGTCATTGCTCAGGTGAGAGACGGAAGCCCCAACTGCTGACCTCACCAAGGCAGGAAGGAGAGATTGGGAAATGGCCCTCGCTCGTCATGGGAGCTGCTAGAGCacaaaggaggaggaggacagtgGAGGGAAGGGACATGAACAGGGAAGTGGTACACGATCATGCACAAAGAAGGACGGGAGACCAGGAAGGTGTGGAGCCAGGGCCCAGGTGCTGGGTGTCCAGCGTGGAGGCCACCCTAAGACACAGAAGCCAACACTGAGAGGCTGGGGTGTGTCCACGCGGCTCCCTGGTGCATGTCGAGGACGTGTTCAGACCCTGCAGAGTGTCCAGGTCCAGAGTGCACAGTCCATGGTGGCCTCTGGGTCCCTGGGGCCCACATGGGCTGAGTCCTGTGGGcatctccctgggccctggggtcAGGCTCTCTGGAGGAGGCTCTCTTCTCTCTGTGACCTGAGCCAGCTGTGCCAGGCTTCTCCCAGAAGCACCCCCAGGGCCACCAAGACCAGCCCAGCCAGGCCCAGGCGGACACAGTTCAGCTCCATGGAGTTCTGGGGGGTGGAGGCTGGAAGAAGAAGGACACAGCAGACTGTCAGGCCAGGTCACGGCAGGTGGACAAGACCCCCCCAGGGCCCTGAAATAGGAGCCACTCCCCACTTTCCAGGCCAGAACCTGTCCCCGTGggcactaccccatgcagagtcccaGGTGACCTACTGTGGGGAGCTCACTCCTGTGGGTGGGGCTGATGTCACGTGGGACTCCTAGGAGTCAGAGGCTGGTGAAGGGCGGGGCAGCCTCTGCCCTAGGCTGACCTTGGCCTCCTGACCCTTCTCCTGACTGTCCTGTCATGGGATCCCCCTGCCCCACCTCCCCTGCTCCCTGTGTCCCCCCAGGTCTCCCAGTGaacagcaggaccctggggacagggGACTGGAGCACACACAGCTGCCTTTGATCAAACTCAGCTCCAAGTCTAAGGCAGAGGTCACCCTGGAGAAAACGGGGGAGAGCAGCCCCTGCCACATGAGGATGAGAGGAGAGCTCAGGGCCTGGAGGTGCCCACAGCCCACTGTGAGAACCAGCCAGGGAGGGCAGAGGTGTGACCCTGGGCTGCACCAGGGCTGTCTCTGCTCTGCCAGTTCATCCAGCCCGACGTCTGCTGGACCTCTGAGTGTCCCCATCCCTCCTCTCAGCCCAAAGCCCAGCATCTGAGGCCTTGGGAAAGGGGTCAGGGTAGGTGACCCCTGTGTGTGTCCCTAGGGCAGGATGGATGGACTCTGCTTGCCCTTCACTGGGTGACCCtcctcccccaacacccagggtctcctggggacacagtgctgagctACAGTGAGCAGGACCCAGAGTGCATGGGGCTGGGGTCCCAGgtgcatccccagcccagtgcaccCTGGAGCTGACCTCCTGAGCTGGTGATTGACAGAGCTCTGGGGTCTGCAGGTCCCAATGGAGTCTCAGTGCACAGGACCCTGACACGTCACCTCACAGACACTGGGGAAGCCCTGACAGGACCAGGGTCCCCACAGCATGGGGACAGGGAGGGATGACGGAGGGTCCACACAGGGTCTCCTCCTCCTGGAAGACAGCAGAGGGGGCAGGTGAGACTGATCCACCCAGACAGCTGGACCAACAGGACACACAGTGGGGGATACTCCACCCTGTCACATGGACAGGGAGGCAGAGGTGACCATGATGGTCTGCGGTCAGGATGGGGTGGGCGTCAGCATGACCACTCCACACCTGGTCACCTGCCAGGAGCCACGTCCCTGCCCTGGGGCCACATCCTGAGAGGTGCAGGTATGTCATGGCTCCTTCCCGCCAGGTGCCTGCTCACCTGTGGAGACCATGGTGGACTCTACAGAGCTGACCTGCTTTACAAAAGTACCTGTGGGCCTGCCTGGAGCACAGGTAGTCACACACCTGAGGTCTCTGGGCTCCTGTGGacctccctcacctcccacaGTGTCCCCTAACTCCTGCCTGGGCCCTCTCCTGTACCCTGGATTATGGGTGACCTTTGCAGACCCCCAGGGAGGGCAAGGAGACCTGGGGACCCAGGTGGCACCTGATCTGATCCTGCTGTGCACCCACCAGCACTCACCAGCAGGTCCTGGTCATGGGCAGACAGGGTGGGGAGCCTCACCCAGGACACAGGGTCAGGAGGTCCAGGCACTGACCTCACCTAGGGGCCACTGTGCCAACAGTAAGTACCCAGGATACTGGGGACCTGTCAGAGCCTCAGGATAAACTAGTGAGTGCCCCCAGAACTGACTGGGGCCCACCCCTGGACACTGTGCATCTGGCCCCCAGGATGTCTGGGTTACAGCAGAATTCACAGAGAAGGGAGAGAAGACTTGGCTTTAAATGGAGAATGTCCCCTGTCCCTCTCTGGGATGGAGTGACCCTCTGGACCCTAACTCTAGACTGAGCACACACAGGACATGGACCATTACATTCCAAAGCCAAGGTCAGGGTTATCCCTAGACCAAATGACCTGCCCAGTGGGAGGGGACTACACCAGATGTCACCCTCAGCCACCCAGGCTCTGGCCCCGTGGGAAGGACAGTGAACACACCATCTGAGTGAAAAGACACTGTTCTAGAAGGGGTCTACCCCAGACATCTCTGGGAACCCCTCCCCACCCAGCAGCAGGGCCAGTTCCATGCCCATCCCATGCTGGAGCTGTGTCCAGGTCACACAAAGTGGCCCATGAGACCAGGGTTCCAGGGACCTCAGGGCAaaaagggctgaggggacactgtGCAGAGGGAGGAGCCTGGGGTCAGGTGGGGGCAGGAGGCTGTGGACAGGATGGCAGCTGGGACAGGGTCCAGGACCCGGAGACCAACCTGATGGCTGAGCTGGGACTGGGGAGGGGGCCTGGGTGACGTCCTCCCTGCTCAGCACCAGCCTCAAGTCTTCACTGAGCTCAGACCACGTGGACTTAGGTAGCGGCAGTGATAACGCCCAGCAGTGTCCTCACTCATGGAGGGGAACAGGAACCTGGCCTCTCGCTCAGAAGGTGAACTGTTCTTCTTATCCCAGAACACGGGACTTCCCTTCTTCTCCAGGCGAAAGTCCTCAAACCCAGCAGGGCCCCGGCACACGATGGTCACGGGCCTCCCCCGGGGGATCACAGGGCCTGGCTCAGCAGAGATGGAGGGTCTGGGCAGGGCCCCTGGGAGGAAGCAGACAGCGGCTCAGCGTCCACTGGGAGGAGTGGCTGTGCCACAGATTGAATTCAGGTGCACAGCCCAAGGTTCTTGGCCAATTTACAGAGCTGTGCAGCTGCGGTCACTCTGTGGCTTCACAATTACcctcctccctgcatccctctccCTGGGCTCACCTCCTGGGTTGGCTGCAAGACCTCCCTGTGTCCCCTCCCTATGTCCCCTCCTGTGTCCTTTCCCTATATCCCTTTGCTATGTCCTTCCTATGTCCCCTTTCCATGTCCCCCTCCCTGTGTCTCCTCCC carries:
- the Lair1 gene encoding LOW QUALITY PROTEIN: leukocyte-associated immunoglobulin-like receptor 1 (The sequence of the model RefSeq protein was modified relative to this genomic sequence to represent the inferred CDS: inserted 1 base in 1 codon), with product MAPCSIALLALGLCLGQAIHAQEGALPRPSISAEPGPVIPRGRPVTIVCRGPAGFEDFRLEKKGSPVFWDKKNSSPSEREARFLFPSMSEDTAGRYHCRYXKSTWSELSEDLRLVLSREDVTQAPSPVPAQPSASTPQNSMELNCVRLGLAGLVLVALGVLLGEAWHSWLRSQREESLLQRA